The Accipiter gentilis chromosome 7, bAccGen1.1, whole genome shotgun sequence genome includes a region encoding these proteins:
- the DBNDD1 gene encoding dysbindin domain-containing protein 1 isoform X4: protein MQAEARGDFCGRDQHPELGKEVLAPERPAGTPTHGPAHETPGAPAEEQGGIPIPSTGLLQVTERRQPLSSVSSLEVHFDLLDLTELTDMSDQELAEVFADSDEENAAGESPSGLQPQAVPRAGYLRSPSWTRAREQGREKKHLSDPELPPGPPDAFLPAERPREP from the exons ATGCAGGCGGAGGCCAGAGGGGATTTCTGCGGCAGGGACCAGCACCccg AGCTCGGCAAGGAGGTGCTGGCCCCGGAGCGCCCGGCGGGGACCCCCACCCATGGGCCGGCCCACGAGACCCCCGGAGCCCCCGCAGAGGAGCAGGGcggcatccccatccccagcaccggCCTGCTGCAGGTCACTGAGCGCAGAC AGCCCCTGAGCAGCGTCTCCTCGCTGGAGGTGCACTTCGACCTGCTGGACCTGACGGAGCTGACCGACATGTCGGACCAGGAGCTGGCCGAGGTCTTCGCCGACTCGGACGAAGAGAACGCGGCCGGAGAGTCGCCCAGCG GGCTGCAGCCGCAGGCGGTGCCACGGGCCGGATACCTGCGCTCGCCCTCCTGGACCCGAGCGCGGGAGCAGGGCCGGGAGAAGAAACACCTCAGCGACCCGGAGCTGCCGCCGGGACCCCCGGACGCCTTCCTGCCCGCCGAACGGCCGCGGGAGCCCTAG
- the DBNDD1 gene encoding dysbindin domain-containing protein 1 isoform X3: MQAEARGDFCGRDQHPGAGIAELGKEVLAPERPAGTPTHGPAHETPGAPAEEQGGIPIPSTGLLQVTERRQPLSSVSSLEVHFDLLDLTELTDMSDQELAEVFADSDEENAAGESPSGLQPQAVPRAGYLRSPSWTRAREQGREKKHLSDPELPPGPPDAFLPAERPREP, from the exons ATGCAGGCGGAGGCCAGAGGGGATTTCTGCGGCAGGGACCAGCACCccg GTGCCGGTATCGCAGAGCTCGGCAAGGAGGTGCTGGCCCCGGAGCGCCCGGCGGGGACCCCCACCCATGGGCCGGCCCACGAGACCCCCGGAGCCCCCGCAGAGGAGCAGGGcggcatccccatccccagcaccggCCTGCTGCAGGTCACTGAGCGCAGAC AGCCCCTGAGCAGCGTCTCCTCGCTGGAGGTGCACTTCGACCTGCTGGACCTGACGGAGCTGACCGACATGTCGGACCAGGAGCTGGCCGAGGTCTTCGCCGACTCGGACGAAGAGAACGCGGCCGGAGAGTCGCCCAGCG GGCTGCAGCCGCAGGCGGTGCCACGGGCCGGATACCTGCGCTCGCCCTCCTGGACCCGAGCGCGGGAGCAGGGCCGGGAGAAGAAACACCTCAGCGACCCGGAGCTGCCGCCGGGACCCCCGGACGCCTTCCTGCCCGCCGAACGGCCGCGGGAGCCCTAG
- the DBNDD1 gene encoding dysbindin domain-containing protein 1 isoform X1 codes for MQAEARGDFCGRDQHPGAGIAELGKEVLAPERPAGTPTHGPAHETPGAPAEEQGGIPIPSTGLLQVTERRQPLSSVSSLEVHFDLLDLTELTDMSDQELAEVFADSDEENAAGESPSGERAGPLSVRPSRPAGLEPSVPVGLQPQAVPRAGYLRSPSWTRAREQGREKKHLSDPELPPGPPDAFLPAERPREP; via the exons ATGCAGGCGGAGGCCAGAGGGGATTTCTGCGGCAGGGACCAGCACCccg GTGCCGGTATCGCAGAGCTCGGCAAGGAGGTGCTGGCCCCGGAGCGCCCGGCGGGGACCCCCACCCATGGGCCGGCCCACGAGACCCCCGGAGCCCCCGCAGAGGAGCAGGGcggcatccccatccccagcaccggCCTGCTGCAGGTCACTGAGCGCAGAC AGCCCCTGAGCAGCGTCTCCTCGCTGGAGGTGCACTTCGACCTGCTGGACCTGACGGAGCTGACCGACATGTCGGACCAGGAGCTGGCCGAGGTCTTCGCCGACTCGGACGAAGAGAACGCGGCCGGAGAGTCGCCCAGCGGTGAGCGAGCGGGGCCGTTGTCCGTCCGTCCCAGCCGTCCGGCAGGCCTTGAGCCGTCTGTCCCCGTAGGGCTGCAGCCGCAGGCGGTGCCACGGGCCGGATACCTGCGCTCGCCCTCCTGGACCCGAGCGCGGGAGCAGGGCCGGGAGAAGAAACACCTCAGCGACCCGGAGCTGCCGCCGGGACCCCCGGACGCCTTCCTGCCCGCCGAACGGCCGCGGGAGCCCTAG
- the DBNDD1 gene encoding dysbindin domain-containing protein 1 isoform X2 — translation MQAEARGDFCGRDQHPELGKEVLAPERPAGTPTHGPAHETPGAPAEEQGGIPIPSTGLLQVTERRQPLSSVSSLEVHFDLLDLTELTDMSDQELAEVFADSDEENAAGESPSGERAGPLSVRPSRPAGLEPSVPVGLQPQAVPRAGYLRSPSWTRAREQGREKKHLSDPELPPGPPDAFLPAERPREP, via the exons ATGCAGGCGGAGGCCAGAGGGGATTTCTGCGGCAGGGACCAGCACCccg AGCTCGGCAAGGAGGTGCTGGCCCCGGAGCGCCCGGCGGGGACCCCCACCCATGGGCCGGCCCACGAGACCCCCGGAGCCCCCGCAGAGGAGCAGGGcggcatccccatccccagcaccggCCTGCTGCAGGTCACTGAGCGCAGAC AGCCCCTGAGCAGCGTCTCCTCGCTGGAGGTGCACTTCGACCTGCTGGACCTGACGGAGCTGACCGACATGTCGGACCAGGAGCTGGCCGAGGTCTTCGCCGACTCGGACGAAGAGAACGCGGCCGGAGAGTCGCCCAGCGGTGAGCGAGCGGGGCCGTTGTCCGTCCGTCCCAGCCGTCCGGCAGGCCTTGAGCCGTCTGTCCCCGTAGGGCTGCAGCCGCAGGCGGTGCCACGGGCCGGATACCTGCGCTCGCCCTCCTGGACCCGAGCGCGGGAGCAGGGCCGGGAGAAGAAACACCTCAGCGACCCGGAGCTGCCGCCGGGACCCCCGGACGCCTTCCTGCCCGCCGAACGGCCGCGGGAGCCCTAG